One stretch of Paramormyrops kingsleyae isolate MSU_618 chromosome 4, PKINGS_0.4, whole genome shotgun sequence DNA includes these proteins:
- the LOC111846294 gene encoding uncharacterized protein isoform X2: protein MCVSDHVRVCESHGLISDILQAQTSLPDLLLRSLEELTEDDLNKIKFHLIHPAYEKYQPIPRGQLENLNRSDIADMMIRSYGEDGALNVMLGILKKMNQNDLVQRLDTIMSERPKPSGAQGRKRRRGEEEKREKDRDTIMSERPKPSGAQGRKRRRGEEEKREKDRDTIMSERPKPSGAQGRKRRREEEEKQEKDRGELMLQYQQEIKCNLKQKYECVFEGKAKEGQPTLLSEIYTELYITEGGTGGVNDEHEVRQIETASRKRRTEDTTVKCNDIFKPLCGRKTPIRTVLTKGVAGIGKTVSVQKFILDWAEGKANQDIHFIFALPFRNLNLIKDEYSLTELLHRFVTELKSLESTELFKYKVLFIFDGLDECRLPLDFQNCEGWCDVKKKMSLDVLLINLIKGDLLPSALLWITSRPAATNQIPPDCIHRVTEIRGFSDAQKEEYFRRRFSDQSLASRIITHVKSSRSLFIMCHIPVFCWISATVLERLFSETDRAEIPRTLTQMYTHFLIFQTSLKKDKYMKNYETKLKEYSKEFLLKLGKLAFVNLEKGNLIFYEQDLTENDIDVSEASVHSGVCTEVFKEEYGLYQDKVYCFVHLSIQEYLAALYVFLSNSSADLLETAVDQALKSKNGHLDLYLRFLLGLSTDSSKTLLQRLLGETRICSHAIKEMDQYIHPSNVCPPMSSGPLGSEAFPQTSMLMAGNNPGWGANLSQPQYIHPSNVCTSVSYSGPLGSEAFPQSSVPMAGNNPGWGASPSQPQYIHPSNVCRPVSSGPLGSVAFPQSSVPIAGNNPGWGANPSQPQYIHPSNVCPPMSSGPLGSEAFPQSSVPMAGTDSGCDSDSEWGSDSELDATPSLAEYIKDKIEDNLSPERTINLFHCLIELGDNSLVEEVQRYLNSGNLSAEDLSPAQYSALAFVMLMSDEELDVFDLKKYIRSDNEHCRLLPVVKNSRTALLNSCDLSDENCEVLASALRSNSSPLRKLDLSDNDLQDSGVKLLSAALRDSHCKLEILRLAGCSVKEGGCSSLDSALRSNPSPLRELDLSNNDLQDSGVKLLSAGLGDSHCKLEILRSVLLGIPHCKLEILRLSGCRVTEEGCSSLASALRSNPSHLRELDLSYNHPGDSGVKLLSAVLEDPSCKLEKLNVDHSGECRTRPGLQKYSCQLTLDPNTAHRSLSLSEGNRKVTMGAEWQPYPDHPERFEDCAQVLCRESLTGRCYWEAEWDGGAAHIGVTYKGIGRKGEDDCQLGFNDKSWCLYCDSVSYSVLHNHKWTVIPIKPSGSHRVGVYLDWGAGALSFYRVSSDGLTPLYRFTSSFTELLCPGFWVLFSSVSL from the exons atgtgtgtgagtgaccatGTACGGGTTTGTGAGTCTCATGGACTCATCTCCGACATTCTGCAGGCCCAGACCTCGCTCCCCGACCTCTTGCTCCGTTCTCTGGAGGAGCTCACTGAAGATGACctgaataaaattaaatttcaccTGATTCACCCGGCATATGaaaagtatcagcccattcccAGGGGTCAGCTGGAGAATTTGAACAGAAGCGACATCGCCGACATGATGATACGTTCCTATGGTGAAGACGGTGCTCTCAATGTCATGCTTGGTATCCTGAAGAAGATGAACCAGAATGACCTTGTTCAGAGACTGG ACACTATCATGTCAGAAAGACCAAAGCCCTCCGGTGCCCagggaagaaaaagaagaagaggagaggaggaaaAACGGGAAAAAGACAGAG ACACTATCATGTCAGAAAGACCAAAGCCCTCCGGTGCCCagggaagaaaaagaagaagaggagaggaggaaaAACGGGAAAAAGACAGAG ACACTATCATGTCAGAAAGACCAAAGCCCTCCGGTGCCCagggaagaaaaagaagaagagaagaggaggaaaaacaggaaaaagacaGAG GGGAGCTCATGCTGCAATATCAGCAGGAAATCAAATGTAACCTGAAGCAGAAAtatgagtgtgtatttgaagggaaagctaaggaaggacagccaacacttctcagtgagatttacacagaactctacataactgaaggtgggactggaggagtcaatgatgaacatgaagtgagacagattgaaacagcatccaggaaaaggcgaacagaagatactacagtcaagtgcaatgatatatttaaacccttatgtgggcgtaagacacctatcagaactgtactcactaaaggggtggcaggtatcgggaaaacagtctctgtgcagaaatttattctcgactgggcggaaggaaaagcaaaccaggacattcacttcatatttgctcttcctttccggaacctgaatttgattaaggatgaatacagtctgactGAACTGCTTCACCGCTTTGTAACAGAACTGAAATcacttgaatccactgagctgtttaagtacaaagtcttgttcatctttgatggttTGGATGAatgtcgccttcctctagattttcagaactGTGAGGGCTGGTGTgatgtaaaaaagaaaatgtcactggatgtgctgttgattaacctcattaagggggatctgcttccatccgctctcctctggataacctcccggccagcagcaaccaatcagatacCCCCTGACTGCATCCACcgggtgacagagatacgagggttcagtgatgcccagaaggaggagtatttcaggaggagattcagtgatcagagcctggccagcaggattatcacacatgtgaaatcatcaaggagcctcttcatcatgtgtcacatacctgtgttctgctggatttcagccactgtccttgagaggctttttagtgagactgacagggcagaaattccaaggactctgactcaaatgtacacacacttcctgatctttcagacaagtttaaaaaaagacaagtatatgaaaaactatgaaaccaagcttaaggaatacagcaaggaattccttttgaaacttggtaaactggcttttgtcaaccttgagaaagggaatctcatattttatgagcaagatctgacagagaatgaCATTGATGTCAGTGAAGCTTCAGTTCACTCTGGAGTGTgtacagaagtctttaaagaggaatatgggttgtatcaggataaggtgtactgctttgtgcatctgagcatccaggagtatcttgctgctttatatgtgtttctgtcaaactcatcagctgacctactggagactgcagtggatcaggcattaaagagcaagaatggacacttggacctctacctccgcttcctcctgggcctctcaacTGACTCCAGTAAGACACTGTTACAAAGGCTACTGGGAGAGACAAGAATCTGCTCACATGCCATTAAGGAAATGGACCAATACATCCATCCGTCCAATGTCTGTCCCCCCATGTCCTCAGGGCCCCTGGGGTCTGAAGCTTTTCCCCAAACCTCCATGctcatggcagggaataacccaggatggggtgccaatctATCACAGCCtcaatacatccatccatccaatgtCTGTACCTCTGTGTCCTATTCAGGGCCCCTGGGGTCTGAAGCTTTTCCCCAAAGCTCCGTGcccatggcagggaataacccaggatggggtgccagtccatcacagcctcaatacatccatccatccaatgtCTGTCGCCCTGTGTCCTCAGGGCCCCTGGGGTCTGTAGCTTTTCCCCAAAGCTCCGTGCCCatagcagggaataacccaggatggggtgccaatccatcacagccTCAATACATCCATCCCTCCAATGTCTGTCCCCCCATGTCCTCAGGGCCACTAGGGTCTGAAGCTTTTCCCCAAAGCTCCGTGCCCATGGCAGGGACAGACTCTGGATGTGATTCTGACTCAGAGTGGGGTTCCGACTCAGAATTGGATGCCACCCCATCACTGGCCGAATACATCAAGGACAAAATAGAGGAtaatttatctccagaaaggaccatcaacctgttccactgtctgattgagttgggtgacaattctctagtagaggaagtacaaagatacctgaattcaggaaacctttcagcagaagacctctcacctgcacagtactcagctctggcctttgtgatgctgatgtcagatgaggagctggatgtgtttgatctgaagaaatacatcagatCAGATAATGAGCACTgcaggctgctgcctgtggtcaagaaCTCCAGGACGGCTCT gctgaacagctgtGATCTCAGCGATGAAAACTGTGAAGTGTTGGCTTCAGCATTAAGATCAAACTCTTCACCCCTGAGaaagctggacctgagtgacaatgaccttcaggattcaggagtgaagctgctctctgctgcattgagggattcacactgtaaactggagatactgag GCTGGCAGGATGTAGTGTCAAAGAAggaggctgttcttccctggattcagctctgaggtcaaacccctcacccctgagagagctggacctgagcaacaatgacctgcaggattcaggagtgaagctgctctctgctggactgggggattcacactgtaaactggagatactgaggtcagtattactgggtattccacactgtaaactggagatactgag gctgtcaggctgtagagtcacagaagaaggctgttcttccctggcttcagctctgaggtcaaacccctcacacctgagagagctggacctgagctacaatcacccaggagactcaggagtgaagctgctctctgctgtactggaggatcccagctgtaaactggagaagctgaa tgtggaccacagtggagagtgcaggaccagaccaggtttacagaaat actcctgccagctgacgctggaccccaacacagcacacagaagcctgtctctgtcagaggggaacaggaaggtgacaatgggggcagagtggcagccatatcctgatcatccagagaggtTTGAGGACTGcgcccaagttctgtgcagagagagtctgactggccgctgttactgggaggctgagtgggatggaGGTGCAGCCCatataggagtgacttataaagggatCGGGAGGAAAGGAGAGGATGACTGTCAGCTTGGattcaatgacaagtcatggtgTCTGTACTGTGATTCGGTCAGTTACTCTGTCCTTCACAATCATAAATGgactgtcatacccataaagccctcaggctcccacagagtaggagtgtatctggactggggggctggtgctctgtccttctacagagtctcctctgatggactgacccccctgtacagattcacctcctcattcactgagctcctctgTCCAGGGTTTTGGGTTCTTTTCtcctcagtgtcactgtga